Below is a window of Maylandia zebra isolate NMK-2024a linkage group LG19, Mzebra_GT3a, whole genome shotgun sequence DNA.
AAGCATTTGAACAGTTTTACTAACTCAATACAGTGGCTACAGTTGAGAGAAAAAATATGTGTATTAAAAATTGCTATCTTCTTAAAGATATTTGAATAAGTAGATATTTTATGAGCCTCTGTCCATCCATTCTTTAGGTATACCTGCTTTACCCTTCAGTACACCTGGTCTACTGGCTGCCATAGGGCTgtcaaaggaggaaaaaaaaccacCACTCACACTTGTAGCCAATTTAGAATCGCCAGCCAACTTTCTATGCACTGTGAGAGTAAGCAAGACTACCTGCAGATAGAGGTAATATACTCAAACAAAGGGCATGTAAAAAAGTTTGCATTTAATTTAACATCTTGCAACTTTTATATGGAGGAAAAGTCCAGTTTCAGCAAGCGTATGTCTGCTTAAACGGGGCAATAATAGCTTCTGAGGCCAGGTTGCTTCCTTTTTCACAGAATAAATATCCTGTTATGTTGAAAACAATCAAAACCTCAAATGAAATGTAGTTAATTTTCATGGCTGCACACCATGTTTTTCATGAATTGTCCTACATATAAGGCAGAGACAGACGCTGTGCTCTTGTGTGACACTGTGACTGAGTATCACcacatatgtttaaaaaaaacaaaagatattgTGCATAATGAGAGCTTTTCCTTTCTGAAACCTCTAATGTTTCTTATCCGTTTATCTTTTTTGAAATTTAGTACCGGACAAAGCGCCACCCCCACACTCCCCTCCCACCTCCCCCGCCTCCCTCTCTTACTGTCAGGGGCTGCCTAGCAACTGACACCATAAATAATATGCTTGTGTCtgtggtttgtgtgtctgtaggcATGTGATAATAAACAGGGTATCTGTTACTAGCACTCCTCTCTGCATGCCTGTTACACTATATccggggtaggcaactccaggcctcgagtgccggtgtcctgcaggttttagctcttaccctgggtcaacacaactggatcaaatgattagttcgttaccagtcctctggagaacttcaagacatgttgaggaggtaatttagctatttgaatcagctgtgttggatcaagaacacttttaaaacctgcaggacaccggcactcgcgGCCTGGAGTCGCCTACTCCTGCACTATATTATAGTGCTCGTCTCTGAGCTGAAATGGTTGGGATGTTTAAATCTCTTTCTGCTACAGGCAGACAGAGCACGCGAGGCCTGACTGATAGCGCCCATGGCGAGCAATAACACAGCCAGCATCGCACAAGCCAGGAAGCTGGTGGAACAGCTGAAGATGGAAGCCAACATCGACAGGATAAAGGTGCGCTGGCACCTCgtggtttatgtttttaattagGTTTCCGTCCGTTAacttacatttatttgtttacaaTTGGGCTTAAAAGTTTACAGAGCTAATGGAGGTAAACAATAGCAATGAATACTtcatttacttttaatttttgcTAATGTATCCaagtaaaaatggtaaatggtaaatgacctacatttgtatagtgctttactcagtccctaaggactccaaagcgctttacactacattcagtcattcacccattcacacacacacattcacacactggcaatggcaagcctATTAAGAACAAACTGTACTTACAAAGAGAGCAGCAATCACTGTTACGGtcataaaaacagacaaacgCAGCTGTCGCACATgactttattattacttttctgatttacagtactgtgcaaaagtcttcagTCAACTCCcatgtctttatattttggtGAATGAGCTGGACTttcaccaacaaggtgattccccaaacagctattagctgaaaacgtGGTGtttctcagcatggtgtgcagtgtgtccttaaaaatgtgagaaaacgggataagtggaggacaaaaaaagAGGTGGCCTAAAAAACTAGCTACAGCAAATGAGGAGTATATGAAAGTCATGTCCCTAAGaaatagaggaaaaaaatcaccaaAGTTCTGgaacaggacctgagagatgtatGAGGAGCTTCCATTTAATAGTCCCTGAAGCCTCATTGGAAATGGCCTCAATTGGAAGGGTGGAATCAAGAAGCCCCAAACACACtgtcagtaaaagcatacctggatagaagaacacacagtggaacactatgAGTCATGGGCAGACCTCCCCACAGCCCAGACCTAGAGCTAGATGtgagatcatcttgacagacaATGGAACAAAAAgccagccaacatccaaagaagagctttgagtgTCCTTCAAGAAACCTGGAGACTATTCCTGAACACCTTAAAGACTAGAAAGCTcacctaagagagttcaggctgtacTGTAGCATAAAGGTGGTCGGATCAAATAGTGACAGGTTTTGGATTTATATACTCTACATATACTGTTTCCcatttttatttgaaaacatgaagaagtgGGGGCCAGCttgaaacttttgcacagtactatatGTACAGATGTGTATGGAAGCCTGTTTctgccacttaaaaaaaataaagtatcgTTCTTGACATATTGACTTATTAACTCGAAATTacgagttattttctcaaaatttggAGTTAATAAGTccaaatttcgagaaaataagTCCAAATTTCGAGAAcgagttatggatacttttttttttttttttttgtagtggcagaaacgggcttccatagatGTGTAAGATCAGACTGATTAGATGATTTATTTGGTTAACTTAACGAAATTTAACATTAGGCATTGCCAGAGCAAGTCACATGATGAGGGTGGTAGTTTGTGAGAATTATTGATGAAATATTGTGAGTTTTAAAGTAGTGCTAAGAGGTGAGACTTACTTCTAGGGGTACTTTGGTAAAGCTAAGCTAACCAGGATCTAGCTCCTGCATGCTGCTATGCGTTTGAAATCCAGATAAAAGACAAGCATCCGCCTTCTGATTTAACTCTTTGAATTAAATTGGACTGGTGTTTTTCCACACTGTGCACGCCAACTTGAACTGatacacttgtgtgtgtgtttgtaactgCAGGTGTCTAAAGCTGCAGCAGACTTGATGTCATACTGCGAAGCTCATGCCAAAGAGGACCCTTTATTGTCGCCGGTGCCAGCGTCGGAGAACCCGTTCAGGGAGAAGAAGTTCTTCTGTGCCATCTTGTAAACTCGGCACGTCCCTGCAGCAGTCTGCTAAGTGTGGGGACTTTGAACATGGACGTTCAAAACACATAGAAATCTTCTAGTAGGAGGGCACGTCGATCATTGCCCCCTTTTCTCGAACGGCACCTAAAGAGTGCAAAAATTAAAGTGTAACCATTAAAGCGGTGCAATTGTTTTTGAGGGGCTGTGCGGCATGTTGAAGGGTTCTGCGCTTTTAGATGACACAAAAGGGATGATGACgacgatgaggaggaggagtgtgATGATAACCACCTAGAGACATGATGGACAAGCAGTCAACCTACCATGTCGTCGGGTTGTGATGTGTAACAACAAAAAATagataaaatgagaaaaatatggATGTGGTTCTTTTGGGACTTCCAGATGTTTTGTTCAGTGGTTTAAGGGTTGGTTGAGCTCTGtaggaaagcaaaaaaaaacaaaaaaactacgCCTACCACTAGACGCCACCTGTATAttggaatgttttttttaagttgtttattttgtgtttattccaaTTTTACCTAAATATCTTTCTATAACTACGTGATTactgaagtctttttttttcttttttttttaacaccaacAGGTTagtgaaaactttttttaatgggATGTCTGACACATTCAACTCTGTGACTATTTACACCTTTACCTTTCTGAAAATCAGTCTCTGTGTATCAACATCTAGCCTGTCTGGCACATGTGATGCAGTTTGTCTCCTTCAGATACAAACCCTCTTTCTACTATTTGTATGAAATGACTAGCAAGTAAACTGTGCCGTGCTGTGAGTTctgaatgtttgtgtttgtatcaTTAACTATTGcatgaaacagtcaaatgatcTTCTCACTTTCCTTTCATGTGGAGGTTGTATAAAATAGGCACTCTCATTCTGGAGGTGACAAAAGTAAATATTAAAACAAGAATGATTCAATGCAGACTCAACGAGCACATCTCTCGATTATACATGATACTGCTAAAAGCAGTAGGCAGCGGATCTGTGAGATTATTTTTTCCACATTGCTTGTAATCATATATATAAACTAAGAACCTCTGGAAACATCATCACATCTGCAAGCTGACACCGGTTTCATAAGAGAACATTTACTCTCATGAAAAAACGACTTTAGAAATATTTCTTTGTAATATTTGGCATCCCAAACTTTGACATCTCCAccacagtttaaaataaagtttgagAAGTGCAACACAAGTTCATTAAAATGGCTCCAGCAGTGTGTTTGGCAACTTTAAAGgacatttactttttaaaaatggtaacAGTGTAGCTATTTTGCTGCCCTCTGCAGGTACTGAAAATGCAACTGCACGAATTACATTTAGGTTTTcctaattttcattttaaatcattattatttgcatttaaaatgtaaaataaaaagttgtaGACTAGCTAGATTTAACATAAAAAATCCATGTCTCTTAACACTACATAACAGTCATTAAGGTCACTGAATCAAAACCAGAACTTTAGCTTGTCAGTGTGGGTTGATTCTATGGGCCACAAACAAGGAGTCAGTCAGCAttaatgactgagaaccttcacagtcAGTCAGCATTAATCATAAACAAAACGGTGAAATAAAACCAGATTCTTGtatcaaaaaatgtaaaaaggttattgtcagaagtgggattcgaacccacgcctccAGGGGAGACTGCGACCTGAACGCAGCGCCTTAGACCGCTCGGCCATCCTGACTTTCAAACAGAAACGGCTAGACCATCTTTTAAAGTCGATCATAGCAATCTGCACACTTATAATTGTGTTATTGTATATTGTGCTACTAAAACAACAATTCATCCCACTGTGAAGGCGCTGAACTGAAATCAGAAATCCTCTCTGTCATTAGCAGGCAGCTAAATATCCATTACAACAAGTAAGATGATTTTCATTGAAGAACTTGACAGCCGCTTCCCTCACCGATTGATTGATTGCCTGGCGCGTCATACCTAGCATTGCAACAGACACAATCTAGTCTTGGTTAGATACGTGTCTTTCCAGTTTTACTCTTGTAGAATCGTAGTAGTTATCAGCGAAATTGTGAAGTAGCTGCTATTAAGTTGTCTACGGTACGTGCTAACGGCGAACGTAGTAACTAGCTTGACAGACAGGGTGAGGCGGTTTGAACAAGTCCCTAGAGTGCATTCATCAGTAAACCGTGAGTAATTCTCAGGACTTTTTGACAGGTAATAGACATTCATTGTCTATAGGGAAGCTAATTGCTATAGGGTGAATTCCTCGCCCGAGTTGTCTTTACAAATCTGCGAGGTGCTTAGTTTCATCATACCATTGCTAAAGTTTAGCTAGGGGTTACCTTTTGTCACTTGCTTTTCTAATCTCTGAAAACAAACAGGTAAAGTCTGGTAAGGCCTGAAGTGTATTTCCGTACCAGACCTGTGCCGTATAATGCTACATTTGTAACCCTATTAAACTAATCCCTCAATGAGTCACTGGACTGTCTAGCCTAGTCAATAGCATTATGCTAACGTAAAGTAGACAGCTGCACAGTGTCACTCTTGGCATCTTATTTTAGCGCTCTTTCCCGACTGTTTACTGATATATTTAAGATGTAAAAGTCGTTGTTGCTTTGTCTGTATCTATGTGAAGTTTACATGTTATCCTCAGAAAGATCAAATCAGTTTTTAGTGTCCCGATTGAGACACTTTGAGGCGGGTTGTGacacgataaaaaaaaaaaagcataaataaaaacactttccTGGAAGTGAGGGTTCGAATCCCACTTGTGACATCAACAGTTTCAGACTAAGATTAtggttttattttactgtttcgTATATTGTTAATATAGACTGAATGTTTATAAAGTAAACCTATGCTCTGCCCTCTCCTCAGTTGAATAGTTATGGCCTCCTTTGCTCCACACAACTTCTCCTGGGTGGAGCCAGGCAAACTGGCTGGACTGGCGATGCCCAGGATGCCATGTGAATACCGGTATATGGTGGACAATGGCATCAAGCACCTGGTTTGCCTCTGTGAGAGGAAACCACCCAACCATGACTCATGCCCAGAGTTACAGCTTCACCACATCAAGATAGTTGACTTTACTCCTCCTTCACCCAATCAGATTGATAGATTCCTCTCTATTGTGGAAGAGGGCAACTCCAAGGGTGAGGTAAGATCTCAGATGCTGACAGGCTGTGCATGATGGATGGTTATGCATTTAACAGTTGTATGCTACCTCAGTACTGTAACTTAAAACATTTGACATTAAGTTTCATTCCTGTAAACAAACGTCTTCTTTTGCAGGTTTTCCCCTAACATAGCTAAGTGCTACACTCTGCCAAGAGcccaaaggggggggggggataatagattatttttaaaatgtattacatAGCATTAGTAATATAATTTATCCATTCTGGGAACAGCAAGCCTAGAAGAAATACTCCATAACCCCCAAAATATTCAGGGATACTTTATAGATAACTGACTCAAATAGTGATTGTATTGTTTTCTACAGGGTGTGGCAGTTCACTGCATGCATGGTCATGGGAGAACAGGGACAATGCTGGCCTGCTACCTGGTGAAGACCAGGAAGATTTCTGGGATTGACGCGATCAACGAGATCCGTAGACTGCGGCAAGGTTCAATTGAAACTCACGAACAAGAGAAGGCAGTGGTGCAGTTTTATCAGCGCATTAAGTAACATTGATTAACTGCTTCCactaaaagaagcagcaaataGTTACTGTTAATAAGAAAATGATGTAAGAAGTGCCTTAACTACTcctaaatgaacattttattacCTATTAAGAAAATACAAGAAGGAACAACAGTGCTGAACAATATTATGTTAAAATTACCCATTTTTTGCCCTTGGGACATTTGATTAATAGATGCTGTCATGATGCtaggaaataattttttttaatttaaacatttttgtcttctGAGCTTTCTGTTTATGAACTGGACGCCAAGGAAAAAAGACGCTGGCGCTCCTTGAATGTTAGCTTCTCAGGAGCCGACGCTCTCTTCATTTTCTCCTCCTGGTTTCTGCAAATACAACCATCACATGAGAGATACCTGAATTATATCACATACGGGTGAAACAAACATCCTGTGCTGTTTTAGAATGTATTTATAAAGGGGACTTTACTTTATAGATTTATTTTACTCAGGGATATTATTCCGTTCTATTTTGCACCACTGTGTGCAGATGTATCATTAAGTCTTCTTGAGAAGAAATGTGGCATTAGTAGCTGCCTGTTAAATTAGATCAGGGATGGGGAattccaggcctcaagggccagtatccagcaggttttagatatcacctgggtcaacacacctgaatcaaatgattagttcattaccaggcctctggagaacttcatgacatgttgaggaggtaatttagccatttaaatcagctgtgttggatcaaggacatacCTTAAACCTGCAGGaaaccggcccttgaggcctggagttcccccaccccGGAATTAGACTAATGTTCCGCTTTGTGTGCCAAAAAAAGTGTAAACTCACTCTTTTGATGCTGCTTGATGAACATCATGAGCTAATCCACTTAATCGCTGAGCTGCCAAAGACATGGACATTTTCCCAGTTAGAATCAAATGACATAGCTGATATGCACACATACTTTTCTGAATAAACAAAACTGACACAACAACATTCACTTTTCTTTAATGTGTGAATTAAGGATCACCTCtcttttcttcatcttcctTTTTGGAGAGGTGAGTTCCCGTCTGCTTTTCCGTTTTGTCCTTCCCACTAGAGCTTCTTGTGTTGTTCTGAACCAGGAAATAAAAGACAATAATGCAAATTATTGGGTGTTTTTTAGTTGTATCCACAAATAAATTTGTCATTACAGAAGTATGCATGTACAGCTATGGTTAGATATGTTAGTTATGGTTAGGTTCATTATGGACATGAACTTCTTGGTAATTTTGAccttttaatgttttctttaataatttccttttctttggaatgttctttttccaagggtagaatgattgtacagcaaaCGTCTTTATTGACTTAAAACATCAAGAATTGGGTGCATAAGATTGAATTTGAATTGAAATTTCCAGTAGCAAGTTGCACCTTGACCATACACATTCAGTCAATACGTTTCTGGCATGAATCTGGCTGCATATCTGACCTCTCTTCTTGGCAGAATAGGTAGAGTTCATTGAAACTGGCTGGCTTCCTGGCATAAACCTGGCTTTTACGCCTAATCCACAGATTTTCAATGGGGTTGAGGTCAAGGAATGGGAAGGCCATTGCAGAAGCTTAATGTTAGCCTGAGTTATCCTTTCCAAAACCATTTTTATGTGTAtatgggatcattgtcctgttggagcACCCAGTTTTGTTCAAACTTCAAACATCTagctgttgatttgaggtgaaaTTTACATCCATAGGGATGTAAAATTGGCTTCACTGTGGACAGTGACGCTGGtgttccagcagtttccagttcatggcAGGGTTGAGCCTTGGTGGTTTCTTAACCAGTTTCCTTTCATCCAAATATGACAATTTGGGTCTTCTTCCAGACCAAAGTGGTGACACATCTTTCTTTTACTCATTAACATTTGTTTGAACTGATGATCTCGGTCTCTATAGTTGCTTAGAAATGGCTCCAAAAGACCTGCCAACATGTGTAAAGCTACAGTTCtccttaaatcttcactgaGTTCTTTAGACTTTCGCGTTGATCAATCCAACGAGTGCCGTCAATCAAATCCCTTTTatgctgacaaagagaaaattcTAGTTATAGTCAACCATGATGACGAATGAGAAGTTAATAGGCCTTGGAACCATCAACAAAACTTAAGAGTCTATGTATACTCGAGGCTGTATTTAAACTTCGGTATATAAACCGTGTGGTTTAGAGAAACTCAAAATAAAGTCCATCGAATTCTTGTATTTTgaatcattccaccctggaaaaagaaccaatcaaagaaatcattaaaagccccatTTTGCTATGATATTTAGGTACATGAAGAGTGTATATAAACAAATAATTTAAagctgactttttttcttaacaCTCTCTACTAAAGTCCTAGAATAAATTACCATACTAGGCTCCCTTTAATACACTTTACTTAATACCACAAAAACTTTTGGGCGTCTCTGTGTTCAGCTTTAAATTAGACGAGCTGTGTGACCTAAATAGGAATCGGAAGAGGTTCCAACAGTGTTGTGTATTAACAGTGTCTGAACAGCATACACAAAAAACAGGCTCAGAAAGTAAAgttttcagtgtgttttctCTTTAACCTTGGCCTGTGACATGCTGTTCTCTAGCTGCTGTATCATCACCATCATGTCCAAATCGTTatcttcatcctcatcatctcCTCTCTGCTGAATTTCCTGCAGCCTCTTCTGAAACTGCCACTCCAGGTTGAGCTTTCGGAGTCGGTCGTTCTCCTCCGCCGTGCGCTTAGCTTTAGCCTGAAGCTCTTGCATCTCCTGCTGCAGGAACTCCACCGCTTCAAGCCTCTGCtgcttctccagcttctcctgggctTCCCTCTTCCAAGGATCAGACATATCCAGAGGGTCTTTCTGTTTCATTGGACCTGTGCTCTTTTTCTGTGAACAGGGAGGTTCTTGGAAGGAAACATGCTTTGTTGGAGTGATACTCACTTGAGGTTTTGCTACTTGATCTCTGTGCCTGTTGAGTTTTTGTGATGAAAGTGAGGGCTGAAGTAGCTTCTTAGTTGGAGATACTGGACATGCAGAAGTACTACTAGCTTGGCTTTGAGGATTCTGCTTGTGTCCATTGATTTGAAGAGTTCGGCTCATCTTCACTGCCAGCGACGAAGAACTCTGCTGGAAAGTAGTGAGTGGAGGATTTGACTGGTGGCTTGCTGCTCTTGTTAGGGGGATGTCGATGCGTATCGGCTGGATTGAAGGTGTGGATGTTGAGTGTTGTGAAAAAGGGGTTCTCCAGACACCGGCACAGCTTACACGGCTGACCTGCTGCTGATTTGTGGGGGAGCTGTTATCAGAGAGGATGTCATGAGTAGAAAGACAAGAGCGGATAGGGAAAGACGTGCAGTAGTTCTCAGTTTGCTTTGCACCCTGATCCTTCTGTGTCCACTTGCTCTGACTtttgtccagcagggggcgtcCACTGTCTGTACACAAGTTCTCCTGAGAGAGGGCTTGGCGCTAGAGGGGGATAAATAAAGAGATTTTAATGTAATTCTTTCTAGCTGTACTATTATGACTTTGCTTATGTATTTCTTTTAATGTCTTGGTACACCAAAACTTACCATGACGTTTAGAGATCTATTGGAGCTCTGTCCAGCTAAAGGTTTCAAAGACACTTGGAAAGTTTGCTGTGGTTTGCTAGGTTCAGATACATTCCTGTCCTGGGATCTAGGGTTCGGTAGTGTCAAGTATTCCCAGTGGAATTTCTGACCacaagaaaggaaaaagtgTTACGCTGAAtccttaaatatttaaatgtatatGGCCTGACAAGTCactgaaaatgtgttaaaaacatTGGTCAACAacgataatattaataataatctcACATCAGAGCAAAGATTTTTAGTGGACACAGAAGCGGTGCTGTTTCCTGTGAAAGGGTCAACAAGTTTATCGCCATCCTCCAGGCAAAAGTCTGCTGtaataagaagaaaataaaagtactGCAGCTGTTATTATGACTCGCTCTCCAATGTTATGCATATTTAACAGTAAGAAATATGTGCGGTTAGCGCTCAGCAACAAAAAGTGACAACAGGAGAAGAGCGCCCACCGGCCATGTTGGGGTTGGAGCGATAAAATTGTCTGTTCCTCTGCATTATCTGCTGTTTCTTCCTTCGATTGCCTCCATGGAGCTGCTCTGAGGGACTGTGGTCCTCTGTGCTGTACTTTATGCAGGCTTTATTGTTTGGCTTAGCGTGGTCTCTCTCCCCTTATGAGGCAAGAAAAGGTCTTTGTCAGGTAAAAGAAGGTAGAAAGTAATGGAAAAAAAGCTGAGGTTTGATTTGAGTGTACTGGTGCTTGCCTGTAGTCTTCTCTGGGGTGGATTCTCTCAGCAGGGCTTCTAGGCCGTGGTAACTCGCTGCAAATTTTGCAACCTGTAAGGTCACAATGGGGCCAGTTTGCATCATGATCGCTGCTGCCCTAAACCAGTGTAAGATTAATAAGGTTACTTTTCATTAATGTCACAGTTTAGAGATTGTTTCGGAATTACTAAATACTTAA
It encodes the following:
- the LOC101476846 gene encoding guanine nucleotide-binding protein G(I)/G(S)/G(O) subunit gamma-2, whose amino-acid sequence is MASNNTASIAQARKLVEQLKMEANIDRIKVSKAAADLMSYCEAHAKEDPLLSPVPASENPFREKKFFCAIL
- the dusp23b gene encoding dual specificity protein phosphatase 23, whose amino-acid sequence is MASFAPHNFSWVEPGKLAGLAMPRMPCEYRYMVDNGIKHLVCLCERKPPNHDSCPELQLHHIKIVDFTPPSPNQIDRFLSIVEEGNSKGEGVAVHCMHGHGRTGTMLACYLVKTRKISGIDAINEIRRLRQGSIETHEQEKAVVQFYQRIK